The DNA sequence TTGGTGAAAAATAAATTTATACTTTTCTTTTTAATGTTTCGGTATATTCTGCAGCAACTTCTCTTACAGATTTACTTGAAATTAAAAAGTGAATATTATCTCTTAACTTACTCCACTCATCATGTAACGGACAAGGATGTTCATCAGAACATTCTTTCAAACCCGTAACGCATTTTAATGTAATAACCGGACCTTCAATTCTTTCTACAATTTCTAAAATCGAGCTATCCAAAGCCAGCTTTGTAATTTTGAAACCACCGCCGCGTCCTTTGTAAGAATCGACATAACCGTATTTTGCCATTCTTTGTAAAATTTTTGCCAGATAATGTGAAGGAATATCTTCTTTTTTTGCAATATCGGATGACATAACTAACATATCACTTGATT is a window from the Ignavibacteriota bacterium genome containing:
- a CDS encoding Rrf2 family transcriptional regulator translates to MIYTKTGEYAIRAILFLARQSSDMLVMSSDIAKKEDIPSHYLAKILQRMAKYGYVDSYKGRGGGFKITKLALDSSILEIVERIEGPVITLKCVTGLKECSDEHPCPLHDEWSKLRDNIHFLISSKSVREVAAEYTETLKRKV